The following coding sequences are from one Roseburia hominis A2-183 window:
- a CDS encoding glycoside hydrolase family 3 protein: MKKWTRVMYQPNRPLKEGCYVTASKEHIALSREAAAEGMVLLKNEHNLLPLKAGSRIALFGKGSFDYVKGGGGSGDVTVSYVHNLYDGFQMLHDAVSLYEPLCDFYRANVNEQYDQGSVPGMTTEPALSAELLAGASAYTDTAVIVLSRFSGEGWDRSSIEYNGEYNPWETETSMPKISGEIFPDGDFYLTKEESAMIAQVKQHFSRIAVVLNIGGIIDTSWIKNDDQISSALIAWQGGMEGGLAMAELLCGKVSPSGKLPDTFAASVNDYPSTANFHESVDYVDYTEDIYVGYRYFETFGDAAKRVCYPFGFGLSYTQFSLVVQSVTETEQAIRAFVLVTNTGDYSGKEVVQMYYSAPQGLLQKPARELSAFCKTRTLLPGESQLLTLETAKDSMASYDDLGKIFKSSYILEKGDYHFYIGTSVRDVIALDYVMTLNANLLVEQLSSKAAPTSLKKRLLADGSYEELPQGTANDPNACVFEKMVPGTEEALAPATRGRGSYLLLNFYKENAHPLIDVYEGKISLDEFTAQLDNDDLIHLLGGQPNTSVANTYGYGNLPEYGVPNIMTADGPAGLRITPQCEVCTTAWPCATLLASTWNPALVEQVGTAGAEEVKENNIAVWLTPAVNIHRNPLCGRNFEYYSEDPLLTGKMGAAMVRGIQSQHIGAAVKHFACNNKETNRKHSDSRVSERALREIYLKAFEIIVKEADPWVIMSAYNMINGHRASENHDLLEGILRDEWHFHGMVTSDWWTRGEHYKEIKAGNDVKMACGFPERVKKAMELGALDRSDLERCAKRVLDLILKID; the protein is encoded by the coding sequence ATGAAGAAATGGACCAGAGTGATGTATCAGCCAAACCGTCCATTAAAAGAGGGCTGTTACGTGACTGCTTCCAAAGAACACATCGCACTTTCCAGGGAAGCTGCAGCAGAGGGTATGGTTCTCTTAAAGAACGAGCACAATCTGCTGCCGTTAAAAGCAGGCAGCCGGATTGCACTCTTTGGAAAAGGCAGTTTTGATTATGTCAAGGGAGGCGGCGGCAGCGGCGATGTGACCGTATCGTATGTGCACAATCTCTACGATGGCTTTCAGATGCTCCACGATGCCGTCTCCCTCTACGAGCCGCTGTGCGATTTCTACCGCGCCAATGTGAACGAACAGTACGATCAGGGTTCCGTTCCCGGCATGACGACAGAGCCGGCGCTCTCCGCCGAGCTTCTCGCCGGCGCCAGCGCCTATACCGACACGGCTGTGATCGTATTGAGCCGTTTTTCCGGAGAAGGCTGGGACCGCTCCAGCATCGAATACAACGGGGAATACAATCCGTGGGAGACAGAGACCAGCATGCCGAAAATCTCCGGAGAGATCTTCCCGGACGGCGACTTCTATCTCACAAAGGAAGAATCCGCCATGATCGCGCAGGTAAAGCAGCATTTTTCCAGAATTGCAGTCGTCCTGAATATCGGCGGCATCATCGATACCTCCTGGATCAAAAATGACGATCAGATCTCCTCCGCGCTCATCGCATGGCAGGGCGGCATGGAGGGCGGACTTGCCATGGCGGAACTGCTGTGTGGAAAGGTATCCCCGTCCGGCAAGCTTCCGGACACCTTCGCCGCTTCCGTGAACGACTATCCTTCCACCGCGAATTTCCACGAATCGGTTGACTACGTGGACTATACCGAGGATATCTATGTGGGTTACCGCTATTTTGAGACTTTTGGGGATGCGGCAAAACGCGTATGCTACCCGTTCGGATTCGGACTTTCCTACACACAGTTCTCCCTTGTGGTGCAGAGTGTGACCGAAACCGAGCAGGCCATTCGCGCTTTTGTCCTTGTCACAAATACCGGAGATTACAGCGGAAAAGAAGTCGTGCAGATGTATTACAGTGCGCCGCAGGGACTTTTGCAGAAACCGGCGCGCGAACTCTCCGCTTTTTGCAAGACAAGAACGCTCCTCCCGGGCGAAAGCCAGCTTCTGACGCTCGAGACAGCAAAGGATTCCATGGCTTCCTACGATGATCTGGGAAAAATTTTCAAATCCTCCTACATACTGGAAAAGGGAGACTATCATTTTTACATCGGAACTTCCGTCCGGGATGTCATTGCGCTGGATTATGTCATGACGCTTAACGCCAACCTGCTGGTAGAACAGCTTTCCTCCAAAGCCGCACCTACAAGCTTGAAGAAGCGTCTGCTCGCAGACGGAAGCTACGAAGAGCTTCCGCAGGGAACTGCCAACGATCCGAATGCCTGTGTTTTTGAAAAAATGGTACCGGGCACCGAGGAGGCTCTCGCCCCGGCAACACGCGGACGCGGCTCCTACCTTCTGCTGAATTTCTATAAGGAAAACGCGCATCCGCTGATCGACGTTTACGAGGGAAAGATTTCCCTGGATGAATTTACCGCCCAGCTCGATAATGATGACCTAATTCATCTGCTCGGCGGTCAGCCGAATACCTCTGTCGCGAATACCTACGGCTACGGCAATCTTCCGGAATACGGCGTTCCAAACATCATGACCGCCGACGGTCCTGCCGGTCTGCGCATCACCCCGCAGTGTGAGGTCTGCACAACGGCATGGCCATGCGCCACACTGCTCGCCTCCACCTGGAATCCTGCCCTGGTTGAGCAGGTCGGAACCGCAGGCGCAGAGGAAGTAAAAGAGAACAACATCGCCGTATGGCTGACACCGGCGGTCAACATTCACCGCAATCCTCTCTGCGGAAGAAATTTTGAATACTATTCGGAAGATCCGCTGCTCACCGGCAAAATGGGCGCAGCCATGGTGCGCGGCATTCAGTCGCAGCACATCGGCGCAGCCGTGAAGCATTTTGCATGCAACAACAAGGAGACCAACCGCAAGCACAGCGACTCCCGCGTCTCCGAGCGCGCACTCCGCGAGATCTACTTAAAGGCATTTGAAATCATCGTGAAGGAAGCCGATCCGTGGGTCATCATGTCCGCTTACAATATGATCAACGGCCACCGCGCTTCGGAAAATCACGATCTGCTCGAAGGCATCCTGCGTGACGAGTGGCATTTTCACGGAATGGTAACCTCCGACTGGTGGACGAGAGGAGAACATTACAAAGAGATCAAAGCCGGAAATGATGTGAAAATGGCGTGCGGTTTCCCGGAACGCGTGAAAAAGGCGATGGAACTCGGTGCTCTCGATCGAAGCGATCTGGAGCGCTGTGCCAAGCGCGTACTTGATCTGATTTTAAAGATCGATTAG
- a CDS encoding ATP-binding protein — MKTITRAKYLDRIIELNGTPDIKIITGIRRSGKSKLMQAYIEYLKSHFENINIIFIDFMDLAYEEIKEYHALHAYVEEHYQEGKTNYLFVDEVQMCPKFELAINSLYSKEKYDIYVTGSNAFLLSADLATLFTGRYIEIHVFPFSFQEYCQYYNDVNDKDKLFDDYAIKGGLAGSYAYRIEKDRTNYIKEVYETIVTRDLVQKYALPDTLVLQRLSEFLMDNISNLTSPNKVSQLLTANETPTNHVTVGKYIKHLCNAFVFYDIKRYDIRGKKYLESSEKFYLCDSGIRYAILGSRNMDYGRVYENIVCIELLRRGYDVYVGKLYQKEIDFVAQRGSEKIYIQVSDNISGQETFERECSPLLQIRDAYPKMIIARTRHPQYSYEGVEIHDIADWLLQE, encoded by the coding sequence ATGAAAACAATTACAAGAGCAAAATATCTCGATAGAATCATTGAACTGAATGGTACTCCTGACATCAAGATCATCACGGGCATTCGTCGATCTGGTAAGTCCAAGCTGATGCAGGCGTATATTGAGTATCTGAAAAGCCATTTTGAAAATATCAATATCATCTTCATTGACTTCATGGATTTGGCGTATGAAGAAATCAAGGAATACCATGCCTTACACGCCTATGTGGAAGAACATTATCAGGAAGGTAAAACGAACTACCTGTTTGTAGACGAGGTTCAGATGTGTCCCAAGTTTGAGTTGGCAATCAATAGCCTGTACTCTAAGGAAAAATATGACATCTATGTAACAGGCTCCAATGCTTTCCTGTTGAGTGCAGATCTGGCAACCCTGTTTACCGGACGCTATATTGAAATTCATGTGTTTCCTTTCAGCTTCCAGGAATATTGCCAATATTATAATGATGTTAATGATAAAGATAAGCTCTTTGATGATTACGCTATCAAGGGCGGTTTAGCAGGTTCTTACGCTTACAGAATCGAAAAAGACAGAACAAACTATATCAAAGAGGTCTACGAAACGATTGTTACAAGGGATTTGGTGCAGAAATATGCGCTCCCGGACACTTTGGTTTTACAACGTCTGAGCGAGTTCCTTATGGATAATATCAGCAACCTGACTTCTCCGAATAAGGTCAGTCAGCTGCTGACAGCAAATGAGACCCCAACCAATCATGTAACCGTTGGTAAGTACATTAAGCATTTGTGCAATGCTTTTGTATTTTATGATATTAAGAGATACGACATCCGAGGTAAGAAATATCTTGAAAGCTCTGAAAAGTTCTATTTGTGTGACAGCGGTATTCGATATGCAATACTGGGAAGCAGAAATATGGATTATGGCAGAGTATATGAAAACATCGTTTGCATCGAACTTCTTCGCCGTGGATACGATGTCTATGTCGGCAAGCTCTATCAAAAGGAGATCGACTTTGTTGCTCAGAGAGGCAGCGAGAAGATTTATATTCAGGTCAGCGACAACATTTCCGGGCAGGAAACATTTGAGAGAGAATGCTCTCCTCTGCTTCAGATTCGGGATGCTTATCCGAAAATGATTATTGCCAGAACCAGACATCCCCAATATAGCTATGAAGGAGTCGAAATTCACGATATAGCCGATTGGCTGCTACAAGAATAA
- a CDS encoding MATE family efflux transporter has protein sequence MSKDEYLITDAPLKALTVFAMPMILGSFFQQVYNMADSIIVGQYVGSSALAAVGACAALTNVFICVALGAGVGAGVLVSRYFGARDYGKMKTIVSTSLISFLILSILLGVFGFRFSHPMMSLLQTPTDILEEAVLYLRVYFVGFPFLFMYNILSTMFTSIGESKIPLGLLIFSSVLNIIMDLWMVAGLGLGVFGAALATLIAQGISAVFSFVIFFYRMRQYKSPFHWFDGQELHYMLRIAIPSVLQQSTVSIGMMIVQAVVNPFGTQALAGYSATMRVENVFSLIFVSIGNAVSPYVSQNLGAQKIGRIKKGYHAALVLDLCFAVLAFIIIETLHTQISSLFLGKDGTAFAYQVSGDYMRWLGYFFIFMGIKMATDGVLRGLGIMRPFLIANMVNLAIRLSVALIFAPRFGIAFVWLAVPAGWLANFLISYAALRKSWPDDRIAASCNGCMDSAETKK, from the coding sequence ATGTCAAAAGATGAATACCTGATCACAGATGCCCCGCTCAAAGCGTTGACTGTTTTTGCAATGCCTATGATTCTGGGCAGCTTTTTCCAACAGGTTTATAATATGGCGGATTCCATTATTGTCGGCCAGTATGTTGGTTCGTCTGCACTTGCGGCTGTCGGTGCATGCGCGGCACTTACGAATGTGTTTATTTGTGTGGCACTTGGTGCCGGTGTCGGTGCAGGCGTACTGGTGAGCCGCTATTTTGGTGCCAGAGATTACGGCAAAATGAAAACGATTGTGTCGACATCTTTGATCAGCTTTCTGATCCTAAGCATACTTCTTGGTGTATTCGGCTTTCGTTTTTCCCATCCGATGATGAGCCTTTTACAAACGCCCACTGACATACTGGAGGAAGCTGTACTGTATCTGCGGGTATATTTTGTGGGATTTCCGTTTTTATTTATGTACAATATCCTTTCGACGATGTTCACCTCAATCGGGGAATCAAAGATTCCGTTGGGTCTGCTGATATTTTCTTCTGTTTTGAATATTATTATGGATCTTTGGATGGTGGCAGGACTTGGATTGGGTGTATTTGGTGCAGCCCTTGCAACTTTGATCGCACAGGGCATTTCTGCGGTATTTTCATTCGTGATCTTTTTTTACCGGATGCGCCAATATAAGAGTCCATTTCACTGGTTTGACGGACAGGAGTTACATTATATGCTCCGGATTGCCATACCGTCAGTTCTCCAGCAGTCCACAGTATCAATAGGCATGATGATCGTGCAGGCAGTTGTAAACCCATTTGGTACACAGGCACTCGCAGGTTATTCGGCAACAATGAGAGTAGAGAATGTTTTCTCACTGATATTTGTGTCCATTGGCAATGCAGTTTCGCCGTATGTGTCCCAGAATCTTGGTGCTCAGAAAATCGGGCGTATTAAAAAAGGTTATCACGCTGCACTGGTGTTAGATCTGTGCTTTGCAGTTCTGGCTTTTATAATTATTGAAACACTGCACACCCAGATTTCTTCCTTATTTCTGGGAAAAGACGGAACTGCTTTCGCATATCAGGTATCCGGGGATTACATGAGATGGCTTGGCTATTTCTTTATTTTCATGGGTATTAAAATGGCAACGGATGGAGTTTTGCGTGGACTTGGAATCATGCGTCCATTTCTTATAGCTAATATGGTAAACCTTGCGATCCGTCTGTCGGTTGCTTTGATTTTTGCACCGCGCTTTGGTATTGCATTTGTCTGGCTTGCCGTACCGGCGGGCTGGTTGGCAAACTTCCTGATTTCCTATGCGGCGCTTAGAAAATCGTGGCCGGATGATAGAATCGCTGCATCCTGCAACGGTTGTATGGATTCTGCAGAAACGAAGAAGTAG
- a CDS encoding GGDEF domain-containing protein translates to MQHFFLGQSIYPSERETVTEESITYTGTFYRELPDGTEEEIRVPDRYDVPAGELLVIRSVLPQDYNENTIAIRSSLENVRVYIGGELRTVYDTKNTRPFGKNSASGYVFCETSGEDAGQEVRIELQSFTEKYSGVVNTVYCGDKLDIWGYIFHCYFMVTLIACTMLFSGLVVLIISLVLDIVYKTRFDLEYLGWCMILGAVWMLGESKLRQLFVPNASILSNMCFFVVMICPVPIMFYIDSVQQGRYRKVYHVAECIICVNFVICTVLQVLNIADFISTMFLSHIVIAGTFLTIFITICRDLIKGTAKHYKLPLIGLVAAMIAVMLEVTEVYRVVSMSGIFIAIGLVVLLVVTLIQTMDRIRELELARQKEARESLDYLTGLPMRHKGETLIIEKMQEHDGCLGFVDMDNLKKINDVYGHKAGDHALRLVGAMLTACMENAVVCRLGGDEFLFYLSEVSEVEMNTQMRKLFDSFEAAKNATTETSPAFLSCGLCMCRQGESFEEYYIRADKALYYVKQNGKNNYRFYEELAEQ, encoded by the coding sequence TTGCAGCATTTTTTTTTAGGGCAAAGCATTTACCCCAGTGAGAGGGAAACGGTCACGGAGGAAAGCATTACTTATACCGGAACCTTTTACCGGGAGCTGCCAGACGGAACAGAAGAGGAGATCCGGGTTCCGGACCGGTATGATGTGCCTGCCGGTGAGCTTTTAGTCATCCGGTCAGTGCTCCCACAGGACTATAATGAAAATACGATCGCCATCAGATCCTCTCTGGAGAATGTGCGCGTTTATATCGGAGGGGAACTGAGGACGGTGTATGATACGAAGAATACCAGACCCTTCGGGAAAAATTCTGCCAGCGGGTATGTGTTCTGCGAGACGTCCGGTGAGGATGCGGGGCAGGAAGTGCGGATTGAACTGCAGTCTTTTACTGAAAAGTATTCCGGTGTCGTCAACACGGTATATTGCGGGGATAAATTAGATATCTGGGGCTATATATTTCACTGCTATTTTATGGTAACTCTGATCGCCTGCACTATGCTGTTTTCCGGACTGGTCGTGCTGATCATCAGTCTGGTGCTCGATATTGTATACAAGACAAGATTTGATCTGGAATATCTGGGATGGTGCATGATCCTGGGAGCAGTGTGGATGCTGGGAGAATCGAAGCTGCGTCAGCTGTTTGTTCCCAATGCTTCTATTCTGTCGAATATGTGCTTCTTTGTTGTGATGATCTGCCCGGTCCCAATCATGTTCTATATTGATAGTGTGCAGCAGGGAAGATACCGGAAGGTCTATCATGTGGCAGAATGTATCATTTGTGTGAATTTTGTGATATGCACGGTCTTACAGGTACTGAATATCGCAGATTTTATTTCGACAATGTTCTTGTCCCACATAGTGATCGCAGGAACGTTCCTGACGATATTTATCACCATCTGCCGAGATCTTATCAAGGGAACAGCGAAACATTACAAGCTTCCGCTGATTGGACTGGTAGCTGCCATGATCGCAGTCATGCTGGAGGTGACAGAGGTGTATCGTGTTGTGTCTATGTCCGGAATCTTTATCGCAATCGGACTGGTGGTCCTGCTGGTCGTTACCCTGATCCAGACAATGGACCGCATCCGCGAGCTGGAGCTGGCACGACAGAAAGAGGCCCGGGAAAGCCTGGATTACCTGACAGGACTTCCCATGCGTCATAAAGGTGAGACACTGATTATTGAAAAAATGCAGGAGCATGATGGCTGTCTGGGATTTGTGGATATGGATAATCTCAAGAAGATCAATGATGTCTATGGACATAAGGCAGGGGATCATGCTCTCAGGCTGGTAGGAGCAATGCTCACAGCGTGCATGGAGAATGCGGTGGTCTGCCGGCTGGGAGGAGATGAGTTTCTCTTCTATCTGTCTGAGGTATCAGAAGTTGAGATGAACACGCAGATGAGAAAGCTGTTTGACAGCTTTGAAGCGGCAAAAAATGCCACGACGGAGACTTCACCGGCATTCTTATCCTGCGGTCTGTGCATGTGCAGACAGGGAGAAAGCTTTGAAGAATACTATATAAGAGCGGACAAGGCATTGTATTATGTCAAACAGAACGGCAAGAACAATTACCGGTTTTATGAGGAGCTGGCGGAACAGTAA
- a CDS encoding helix-turn-helix transcriptional regulator produces the protein MKTRREQEREGAGVQQGEHEIISDDGLMQLYFTQVDASNELLPAHWHEHLEMICMQHGAMTAYINETSYELQQGDILVVNPRDIHYTHVHGDGHYYLLQIPPEHLKRVSEDWRGLHFGEYVPYSEETASVNCRMSQKLEEMKCLQEQAADGTHLLFLAAVYKLLYLLYTKDAATVDHVLRHRSRRDFERIEQSMQYVKRNYTNPITLKETADELSLTPEYFCRLFKKYTGQTFLTYVNQIRLQYFHSDLLQTDESITYLMNKNGITNYKVFLRSFKEAYGMPPGQLRKKQREVRDAGAISARSASSSGNDSKTETERTSKPRTPDN, from the coding sequence GTGAAAACACGGAGAGAGCAGGAAAGAGAGGGAGCGGGAGTGCAGCAGGGGGAACATGAGATTATATCCGATGACGGGCTGATGCAGCTTTATTTTACACAGGTCGACGCGTCCAATGAATTGCTGCCGGCACACTGGCATGAGCATCTGGAAATGATCTGTATGCAGCACGGGGCAATGACAGCGTACATCAATGAGACGTCGTATGAACTGCAGCAGGGAGATATTCTCGTTGTCAATCCGAGAGACATTCACTACACGCATGTCCACGGGGACGGGCATTACTATCTGCTGCAGATTCCGCCGGAGCATTTAAAGCGCGTCAGTGAGGACTGGCGGGGACTGCATTTCGGGGAATATGTTCCGTATTCGGAGGAGACCGCATCCGTGAATTGCCGGATGTCACAGAAGCTGGAAGAAATGAAGTGCCTGCAGGAGCAGGCGGCGGACGGTACGCATCTGCTATTTCTTGCAGCGGTTTATAAGCTGCTGTATCTGCTGTATACAAAGGATGCGGCCACGGTCGATCATGTGCTGCGCCACCGCTCCAGGAGAGATTTTGAGCGGATCGAGCAGAGCATGCAGTATGTGAAAAGAAATTACACGAACCCGATTACTTTAAAAGAGACGGCAGATGAACTGTCACTTACGCCGGAATATTTTTGCCGTCTGTTTAAAAAGTACACCGGCCAGACATTTTTGACTTATGTAAATCAAATCCGCCTGCAGTATTTTCACAGTGATCTGCTGCAGACGGACGAGAGTATTACTTATTTAATGAATAAAAATGGAATTACCAACTATAAGGTGTTTCTGCGCAGCTTTAAGGAAGCCTACGGCATGCCGCCCGGTCAGCTTCGCAAAAAGCAGAGAGAAGTAAGAGATGCCGGAGCAATCAGTGCGCGGTCAGCTTCTTCATCCGGAAATGATAGTAAAACAGAAACAGAACGGACGTCAAAACCCAGGACACCGGATAATTGA